The proteins below are encoded in one region of Candidatus Nezhaarchaeota archaeon:
- a CDS encoding ASCH domain-containing protein → MGLRRGVVGRRLTMKGELADLVVKGLKSTTIRLGKLKLKHRVLTLHGGGRDVARVEVTEVRYRKLRDLTDEDARRDGFENLEALLKALRGMYGEVRPDDTVTILGLRVLEVLEPKPRLSAVKIAEEALRANAELTGEERRVLTEVVRRGSIRKAAAALYGDVNRRWLVRRVIKKALKSLALRELLGVEGGEG, encoded by the coding sequence TTGGGCTTGAGGAGGGGGGTGGTAGGCCGTAGGCTTACGATGAAGGGGGAGCTAGCAGACTTAGTCGTAAAGGGGTTAAAGAGCACCACAATAAGGCTTGGGAAGCTTAAGTTAAAGCACCGCGTCTTAACCCTCCACGGCGGCGGGAGGGACGTGGCTAGGGTGGAAGTGACGGAGGTAAGGTACAGGAAGCTACGCGACCTAACGGATGAAGACGCTAGGCGCGATGGGTTTGAGAACCTCGAGGCTCTTCTTAAGGCCCTTAGGGGGATGTACGGAGAAGTGAGGCCGGACGACACTGTCACTATCCTCGGCCTCAGGGTCCTCGAGGTCCTCGAGCCTAAGCCTAGGCTCTCCGCGGTGAAGATAGCTGAGGAAGCGCTGAGGGCTAACGCCGAGCTTACGGGGGAGGAGAGGAGGGTGTTGACTGAGGTGGTTAGGAGGGGCAGCATTAGGAAGGCGGCGGCGGCCCTGTACGGTGACGTTAATCGAAGGTGGCTAGTGAGGAGGGTGATTAAGAAGGCCCTAAAGAGCTTAGCCTTAAGAGAGCTTCTAGGGGTAGAGGGCGGTGAAGGCTAG
- a CDS encoding HAD-IB family phosphatase, whose amino-acid sequence MMLLAAFDVDGTLTTIKDSWRYYHQALGTWGQASINAQRFFNREVSYEEWARLDVALWRGVPFRKLVELAVNIPWRKGAHRVAELKRKGYLLYALTTGLSLLAKRTVEELGFDGYLANEVEVEGGGGVLTGGVAVRVEYGGKGKALRRLREELGAEAVVAVGDGRSDVEMFAEADVAIAIEADAEAAYVADLVFRRGELGGVVDFLSTLPRSLKATSVRKSP is encoded by the coding sequence ATGATGCTACTAGCAGCCTTTGACGTAGACGGTACGCTGACCACTATCAAGGACTCGTGGAGGTACTATCACCAAGCCCTAGGTACCTGGGGGCAGGCCTCTATCAACGCTCAGCGCTTCTTTAACCGGGAGGTTAGCTACGAAGAGTGGGCTAGGCTAGACGTAGCTCTATGGAGGGGGGTCCCTTTCAGGAAGTTGGTCGAGCTGGCAGTGAACATCCCCTGGAGGAAGGGAGCTCACAGAGTAGCTGAGCTTAAGCGTAAGGGTTACTTACTATACGCCTTAACGACCGGCCTCTCGCTCTTAGCTAAGAGAACCGTTGAGGAGCTAGGGTTCGACGGCTACCTAGCTAACGAGGTGGAAGTAGAGGGGGGTGGGGGTGTGCTTACAGGAGGCGTAGCGGTGCGCGTAGAGTACGGGGGGAAGGGTAAGGCGTTGAGGAGGCTTAGAGAGGAGCTGGGGGCTGAGGCTGTGGTAGCCGTGGGTGATGGCAGGAGCGATGTAGAGATGTTCGCTGAGGCTGACGTAGCGATAGCTATAGAGGCCGACGCTGAGGCTGCCTACGTGGCCGACCTAGTATTTAGGAGGGGAGAGCTAGGGGGCGTAGTGGACTTCCTATCCACCCTCCCGAGGAGCCTAAAGGCTACCAGCGTCCGTAAATCACCCTAA
- a CDS encoding PHP domain-containing protein — translation MTWPSPRGLPKIDLHVHSTFSDGDSTLHDIASSLRTKGLAALGVSDHYVSNSAPRGRMGRSKVKEYLSQASSLGLLKGVEVDIYEDGGVSIAPSERWLFDYIIGGVHRLGGIDFWRDPSSIPRPGRFMEALREAIVGAIESGHIDVVAHLTWLPEDLRGAEGDLITDSWVGSIVRAAASRGVAIEVNGMWKVPGERVVERCLKEGVKLSMGSDAHRAGDVGDLSYPLGLLGRLGASVEDLFIPRCLEKLRKG, via the coding sequence TTGACGTGGCCTTCTCCACGGGGCCTCCCTAAGATAGACCTCCACGTCCACTCCACTTTCTCAGACGGTGACTCTACGCTACACGACATAGCTTCGTCGCTCAGGACTAAAGGCCTAGCGGCATTAGGCGTGTCTGATCACTACGTAAGCAACTCAGCTCCCAGGGGGAGGATGGGGAGGAGCAAGGTAAAGGAGTACTTAAGCCAAGCCTCCTCCCTAGGCTTACTGAAGGGGGTGGAGGTAGATATATACGAGGACGGGGGCGTTAGCATAGCCCCTTCCGAGAGGTGGCTGTTCGACTACATCATCGGGGGGGTCCATAGGCTGGGCGGCATCGACTTCTGGAGGGACCCCTCCTCCATCCCCCGCCCCGGGAGGTTTATGGAGGCCCTCAGGGAGGCCATAGTAGGGGCTATTGAGAGCGGGCACATAGACGTGGTCGCCCACCTGACTTGGCTACCTGAGGATCTTAGGGGCGCTGAGGGGGACCTAATCACTGATAGCTGGGTGGGGAGCATAGTTAGGGCTGCGGCGTCTAGGGGGGTGGCTATCGAGGTGAATGGGATGTGGAAGGTCCCCGGCGAGAGGGTGGTTGAGAGGTGCTTAAAGGAGGGGGTTAAGCTATCGATGGGTAGCGATGCGCATAGGGCGGGAGACGTAGGGGACTTAAGCTACCCCCTAGGGCTCCTAGGTAGGCTTGGGGCTAGCGTAGAGGACTTATTCATCCCAAGGTGCCTAGAGAAGCTACGTAAAGGCTAA
- a CDS encoding MFS transporter, protein MATSKSPTRVLLVATASHLMQHAFIGTSVLFPLIIEELRLTYVEFGLAISASTLIGGLSQVLFGAASRRVARNVLLGLGNFLLALGVFLAGLARRLTDFLAARLVSSIGTAPHHPVGTAIVSESFSEKSLGRALGFYYGLAYVGNAAGPALMTVMAATLGWRATLIAFSIPIFATSFLVLRYLSEVGGREAEGGAKELSLRSSVAALLRTRGVSAILATQVLLSGGAEVGVLTTYVPVFLADFLKMDVYERGLAYTVGLLGGAIGPIVVGGRTARVGYVKPSAIVALLAAMLTYLLVLYEPGSMVLLVAAHLFALMFTGFSLPVLLQSQLVKLTSGYDRDLVVGLFFTIGFVFSSLWIALIGFVVDAHASFKPALVIIGALTALALMPLSLSRVADRARGPS, encoded by the coding sequence ATGGCTACGTCCAAGTCGCCGACGAGGGTCCTCCTAGTCGCAACTGCCTCCCACTTAATGCAGCACGCCTTCATCGGGACCTCCGTCCTCTTCCCCCTAATAATCGAAGAGCTGAGGCTGACTTACGTAGAGTTCGGCTTAGCCATATCGGCCTCGACCTTAATAGGCGGCCTATCCCAAGTACTCTTCGGCGCAGCGAGTAGGAGGGTTGCAAGGAACGTCCTCCTAGGCCTCGGCAATTTCCTACTGGCCCTAGGCGTGTTCCTCGCAGGGCTGGCGCGTAGGCTCACTGACTTCCTAGCCGCTAGGCTAGTTTCAAGCATAGGCACTGCCCCGCACCATCCCGTAGGGACAGCGATCGTCAGCGAGAGCTTTAGCGAAAAGTCTCTCGGCAGAGCGCTAGGCTTCTACTACGGCCTAGCCTACGTAGGCAACGCAGCCGGCCCGGCCTTAATGACAGTCATGGCGGCTACGCTAGGGTGGAGGGCTACGCTGATCGCTTTCTCTATCCCTATCTTCGCGACCTCCTTCCTCGTGCTACGGTACTTAAGCGAAGTTGGGGGGCGGGAGGCGGAGGGAGGCGCTAAGGAACTGAGCTTGAGGAGCAGCGTAGCAGCCCTCCTAAGGACCAGGGGGGTCTCGGCGATACTAGCTACTCAAGTACTGCTCTCAGGAGGAGCTGAGGTAGGAGTGCTGACTACGTACGTCCCAGTATTCTTGGCAGACTTCCTCAAGATGGACGTCTACGAAAGAGGCCTAGCCTACACGGTAGGCCTCCTCGGCGGGGCCATTGGGCCTATCGTGGTCGGGGGCCGTACTGCGCGCGTAGGGTACGTTAAGCCCTCGGCGATAGTAGCCCTGCTGGCCGCTATGCTAACGTACCTGCTAGTGTTATACGAGCCAGGGTCCATGGTCCTGCTCGTAGCCGCCCACCTCTTCGCACTAATGTTTACGGGGTTCTCGCTACCTGTACTGTTGCAGTCGCAGCTCGTTAAGCTTACGAGCGGCTACGATAGGGACCTAGTTGTCGGGCTCTTCTTCACTATAGGCTTCGTCTTCAGCTCGCTCTGGATAGCCCTCATAGGCTTCGTCGTAGACGCGCACGCCTCCTTTAAGCCAGCCCTCGTAATTATAGGCGCCCTCACAGCCCTGGCCTTAATGCCACTCTCGTTAAGCAGGGTGGCGGATAGGGCTCGTGGGCCTAGCTAA
- the pscS gene encoding O-phospho-L-seryl-tRNA:Cys-tRNA synthase has product MSARAVEALFEALFTLTDLRALFREVKPLYKFSEQEKLRAKELLKKVEQSLESLRGFISNPQLSDEEPRVEIVNGLEARMREELFINIDPIQPGGRLTAEAMKAIIAYGDGYSTCDYCLSPFRLDAIKRPPLAEFHAELAEFLGMDEARLMPGARRAFQAVARTLLKPGDVALVSSLAHYTEVLAIEEAGGRVMEVPVSEDNVLRGDAVAAKIERVKESVGKPPRLVIVDHFDYVYGNEHDVKDVAKVAHDYGVPVLCNAAYSMGVMPLSGREMGVDFLAGSGHKSFASPAPSGVLAVTEEWAREVFRRSEAVCDITGRSFRSKEVELLGCTLMGANAIAMMASFPAVKERVKRWGEELEKVNYFVSEFVKIRGSKVLSQLPRKHTLTYVDTTGSFDRVAKMHKRKGYFLSEELERRRIAGVMKGATKKWKLNTYGLTWEQVKYLAWAFQDIARAYGLEVAS; this is encoded by the coding sequence ATGTCCGCTAGGGCAGTAGAGGCCCTCTTCGAGGCCCTCTTCACCTTAACAGACCTAAGGGCCCTCTTTAGAGAAGTAAAGCCCCTCTACAAGTTTAGTGAGCAGGAGAAGCTTAGGGCTAAGGAGCTGCTTAAGAAAGTTGAGCAGAGCCTAGAGAGCCTAAGGGGCTTCATAAGCAACCCTCAGCTAAGCGATGAAGAGCCCCGCGTAGAGATCGTCAACGGGCTGGAGGCTAGGATGAGGGAGGAGCTCTTCATAAACATCGACCCTATCCAGCCGGGCGGGAGGCTGACAGCTGAGGCTATGAAGGCCATCATAGCCTACGGGGACGGCTACTCTACTTGCGACTACTGCCTCAGCCCGTTTAGGCTAGACGCTATTAAGCGCCCTCCGCTCGCCGAGTTTCACGCTGAGCTCGCCGAGTTCTTGGGCATGGACGAGGCGAGGTTAATGCCGGGCGCTAGGAGGGCTTTTCAAGCAGTAGCTAGGACCTTGCTGAAGCCTGGGGACGTAGCCCTCGTCTCCTCCCTAGCCCACTACACAGAGGTGCTGGCTATTGAGGAGGCCGGGGGGAGGGTTATGGAGGTGCCTGTCAGCGAGGACAACGTTCTGCGCGGGGACGCCGTGGCGGCTAAGATAGAGAGGGTTAAGGAGTCCGTGGGCAAGCCCCCAAGGCTAGTCATAGTCGACCACTTCGACTACGTGTATGGCAATGAGCACGACGTTAAGGACGTGGCTAAGGTGGCCCACGACTACGGGGTACCTGTCCTCTGCAACGCCGCTTACTCAATGGGAGTGATGCCCTTAAGCGGCAGGGAGATGGGCGTAGACTTCCTAGCCGGCTCTGGCCATAAGAGCTTCGCCTCCCCGGCTCCTTCAGGGGTGCTGGCTGTAACTGAGGAATGGGCTAGGGAGGTGTTTAGGAGGTCTGAGGCAGTTTGCGACATAACCGGGAGGTCTTTTAGAAGTAAGGAGGTAGAGCTGCTCGGCTGCACGCTAATGGGGGCCAACGCCATAGCGATGATGGCAAGCTTCCCGGCTGTTAAGGAGAGGGTTAAGCGATGGGGTGAGGAGCTAGAGAAAGTAAACTACTTCGTCTCAGAGTTCGTGAAGATCAGGGGCTCCAAGGTGCTAAGCCAACTGCCTAGAAAGCACACCTTAACCTACGTCGATACCACCGGGAGCTTTGACCGCGTCGCTAAGATGCATAAGCGCAAGGGGTACTTCCTCTCCGAGGAGCTCGAGCGTCGAAGGATAGCCGGGGTAATGAAGGGGGCTACGAAGAAGTGGAAGCTAAATACCTACGGCTTAACTTGGGAGCAGGTCAAGTACCTAGCCTGGGCTTTTCAAGACATAGCTAGAGCCTACGGGCTTGAGGTGGCTAGCTAA
- a CDS encoding mRNA surveillance protein pelota, which yields MFGSKVRALDEKVRALEVVVESEDDLWVLYNTLERGDVVRAWTTRELKTSSGSRRKAMKVALRVEHLELQPFTTKLRIHGFIVEGPRELDLEGQRHTLAIDLHDELVIYRERGWPRHVLERLKEACEKLVVRALVVGVDYDEAAVALVRGYGVEVLAELAFNLPGRLNVEARQKELELRIRELGELIVSAASKYEASAVIVAGPGFVKEAVASQVEAKGRGALRVYLETAAQGGVAGVYEALRRKAVARVLRDHELVIEEGLVEELMEALAKRPSLVAYTLSDVEAAVKAGAVEKLLVSGDLLRSVDEEVRRRVEELVRGAELRGAYVKVFSSLHEAHSKLRSLGGVAAILRFSLPAGGVA from the coding sequence GTGTTTGGGTCGAAGGTAAGGGCGCTCGACGAGAAGGTAAGGGCGCTTGAAGTAGTAGTGGAGAGCGAGGACGACCTCTGGGTGCTTTACAATACGCTGGAGCGTGGAGATGTAGTGAGGGCGTGGACTACTAGGGAGCTTAAGACTAGCTCGGGGAGCCGTAGGAAGGCGATGAAGGTAGCGCTACGTGTTGAGCACTTAGAGCTCCAGCCTTTCACGACTAAGCTTAGAATCCACGGGTTCATAGTCGAGGGCCCTCGAGAGCTCGATCTAGAAGGACAGAGGCATACGCTCGCTATCGATCTACACGACGAGCTAGTGATCTACCGTGAGCGTGGGTGGCCGCGGCATGTGTTAGAGAGGTTGAAGGAGGCCTGCGAGAAGCTAGTAGTGAGAGCGCTAGTAGTAGGCGTAGATTACGACGAGGCCGCCGTGGCCTTGGTCAGGGGCTATGGGGTAGAGGTGCTAGCTGAGCTTGCCTTTAACCTGCCAGGGAGGCTGAATGTGGAGGCTAGGCAGAAGGAGCTCGAGCTAAGGATAAGGGAGCTCGGAGAGCTCATAGTCAGCGCCGCCTCTAAGTACGAGGCTAGCGCAGTAATAGTGGCAGGGCCTGGCTTTGTGAAAGAGGCTGTTGCTAGCCAGGTTGAGGCTAAGGGTAGGGGGGCGCTTAGAGTTTACTTAGAGACAGCTGCTCAAGGAGGGGTAGCCGGAGTCTACGAAGCACTGAGGAGGAAGGCGGTCGCGAGAGTCCTGAGGGACCACGAGCTAGTCATTGAGGAGGGGCTAGTGGAGGAGCTAATGGAGGCTCTCGCTAAGCGCCCAAGCCTTGTAGCGTACACGCTTAGCGACGTGGAGGCCGCGGTTAAAGCGGGGGCCGTAGAGAAGCTCCTAGTGAGCGGCGACCTACTTAGAAGCGTGGACGAAGAAGTTAGGAGGAGAGTGGAAGAGCTAGTGCGAGGAGCGGAGTTAAGGGGGGCCTACGTAAAGGTATTTAGCTCTCTCCACGAAGCGCACAGCAAGCTGAGGTCCCTAGGCGGAGTAGCTGCCATACTTAGGTTCTCGCTGCCGGCTGGCGGGGTCGCTTAG
- a CDS encoding acylphosphatase: MKARAHVYISGRVQGVFFRAWTMEEAVKRGLTGWVRNLADGRVEAVFEGEKEAVEDMVRSSWRGPPGAKVRNVEVVWEEYRGEFQDFRVIYGRW, encoded by the coding sequence GTGAAGGCTAGGGCCCACGTCTACATAAGCGGCCGTGTACAAGGCGTCTTCTTCAGGGCTTGGACCATGGAGGAGGCTGTTAAGCGCGGGCTAACCGGCTGGGTTCGCAACTTAGCTGATGGTAGGGTGGAGGCGGTCTTTGAGGGTGAGAAGGAGGCGGTGGAGGACATGGTGAGGAGCTCCTGGAGGGGCCCTCCAGGGGCTAAGGTGCGCAACGTAGAGGTCGTATGGGAGGAGTATAGAGGGGAGTTCCAGGACTTTAGGGTGATTTACGGACGCTGGTAG